The Streptomyces sp. NBC_00691 genome has a segment encoding these proteins:
- a CDS encoding maleylpyruvate isomerase family mycothiol-dependent enzyme: MIDHELDLAHVREATERLLTAAASLDNAGAAEPSRLPGWTRGHVLAHVARNADALVNVLQGLPMYPDAATRDADIERDSGRPLDVHLADLRATADRFQAVGAEPADWSRTVELRNGVTDSASRIPFRRWVEVDLHHVDLGIGYELEDLPEEFVSREIDFLADRFTGLESVPATTLRADGGQAWKTGGTTGGVAVTGGAVEILGWLAGRRDGSALRTEGGPLPRLPAL; encoded by the coding sequence ATGATCGACCACGAACTCGACCTCGCTCACGTCCGCGAAGCGACGGAAAGGCTGCTGACCGCGGCCGCCTCCCTGGACAACGCGGGCGCCGCCGAGCCGTCACGGCTGCCCGGCTGGACCCGTGGCCATGTGCTCGCCCACGTCGCCCGTAACGCCGACGCTCTGGTGAACGTCCTCCAGGGCCTCCCCATGTACCCCGACGCCGCGACCCGCGACGCCGACATCGAGCGCGACTCCGGCCGCCCGCTCGACGTCCACCTCGCCGACCTGCGCGCGACCGCCGACCGCTTCCAGGCCGTGGGCGCCGAGCCCGCCGACTGGAGCCGGACGGTCGAGCTGCGCAACGGCGTCACGGACAGCGCCTCCCGGATCCCCTTCCGCCGCTGGGTGGAGGTCGACCTGCACCACGTCGACCTGGGCATCGGCTACGAGCTGGAGGACCTGCCCGAGGAGTTCGTGAGCCGCGAGATCGACTTCCTCGCCGACCGCTTCACCGGCCTGGAGTCCGTGCCGGCGACGACCCTCCGGGCCGACGGCGGCCAGGCGTGGAAGACCGGCGGCACGACGGGCGGCGTCGCCGTCACGGGCGGCGCCGTCGAGATCCTCGGCTGGCTGGCCGGACGCCGCGACGGCTCGGCCCTGCGCACCGAGGGCGGCCCGCTGCCGCGGCTCCCCGCGCTGTAG
- the rapZ gene encoding RNase adapter RapZ, with protein MTAHEQDQQEQREQRHTHEEHDREDGAGHVSTGTKEIPGDNGAEAAIPELVIISGMSGAGRSTAAKCLEDLGWFVVDNLPPALIPTMVELGARSQGNVARIAVVVDVRGRQFFDNLRESLADLDAKQVTRRIVFLESSDDALVRRFESVRRPHPLQGDGRITDGIAAERDLLRELRGDADLVIDTSSLNVHELRAKMDAQFAGDEEPELRATVMSFGFKYGLPVDADLVVDMRFLPNPHWVPELRPFTGLNEEVSNYVYNQPGAKEFLDRYTELLQLIAAGYRREGKRYVTIAVGCTGGKHRSVATAERLAARIAAEGVETVVVHRDMGRE; from the coding sequence ATGACCGCGCACGAGCAGGACCAGCAGGAACAGCGGGAACAGCGGCACACGCACGAAGAGCACGACCGAGAAGACGGAGCAGGACACGTGAGTACGGGCACGAAGGAGATCCCCGGCGACAACGGCGCCGAGGCGGCCATTCCCGAGCTGGTGATCATCTCCGGCATGTCGGGAGCCGGCCGGTCCACCGCGGCGAAGTGTCTGGAGGACCTCGGCTGGTTCGTCGTCGACAATCTGCCGCCCGCGCTGATCCCCACCATGGTGGAGCTCGGCGCCCGCTCCCAGGGCAATGTCGCCCGGATCGCCGTCGTCGTGGACGTCCGCGGCCGGCAGTTCTTCGACAACCTCAGGGAGTCCCTGGCCGACCTGGACGCCAAGCAGGTCACCCGCCGGATCGTCTTCCTGGAGTCGTCCGACGACGCCCTGGTCCGGCGCTTCGAGTCGGTCCGCCGGCCGCACCCGCTCCAGGGCGACGGCCGGATCACCGACGGCATCGCCGCCGAGCGCGACCTGCTGCGCGAGCTGCGCGGCGACGCCGACCTGGTGATCGACACCTCCAGCCTCAACGTCCACGAGCTGCGCGCCAAGATGGACGCCCAGTTCGCCGGCGACGAGGAGCCCGAGCTGCGGGCCACCGTCATGTCCTTCGGGTTCAAGTACGGCCTGCCGGTCGACGCCGACCTCGTCGTCGACATGCGCTTCCTGCCGAACCCGCACTGGGTCCCCGAGCTGCGCCCCTTCACCGGCCTCAACGAGGAGGTGTCGAACTACGTCTACAACCAGCCCGGCGCCAAGGAGTTCCTCGACCGCTACACCGAACTCCTCCAGCTGATCGCCGCGGGCTACCGCCGCGAGGGCAAGCGGTACGTGACCATCGCGGTGGGCTGCACCGGCGGCAAGCACCGCTCCGTGGCGACCGCCGAGCGGCTCGCCGCCCGTATCGCCGCCGAAGGGGTCGAGACCGTCGTCGTGCACCGGGACATGGGGCGCGAGTGA
- the uvrC gene encoding excinuclease ABC subunit UvrC encodes MADPSSYRPKPGQIPDSPGVYKFRDEHRRVIYVGKAKSLRQRLANYFQPLTSLHPRTATMVTTAASVEWTVVSTEVEALQLEYSWIKEYDPRFNVKYRDDKSYPYLAVTMNEEFPRVQVLRGHKKKGVRYFGPYAHAWAIRETVDLMLRVFPVRTCSAGVFRNAASAGRPCLLGYIGKCSAPCVGRVTPQEHRELAEEFSDFMAGRTGTYIRRLEKQMMLAAEDMEYEKAARLRDDIEALRKAMEKSAVVLADATDADLIALAEDELEAAVQIFHVRGGRVRGQRGWVTDKVEAVDTAGLVEHAIQQLYGEESGDTVPKEVLVPALPEDTGAVTAWLAGRRGSNVSLRIPQRGDKKDLMETVARNAQQALVLHKTKRASDLTTRSRALEEIAEALDLDSAPLRIECFDISHLQGEDVVASMVVFEDGLPRKSEYRRFQIKGFEGQDDVRSMHEVIGRRFKRYLAEKEKTGEWDPEGVVEDPEESGRPKRFAYPPQLVVVDGGQPQVAAARRALDELGISDIAVCGLAKRLEEVWLPGDDDPVVLPRSSEGLYLLQRVRDTAHDFAIRYQRSKRAKRIRTSPLDAVPGLGDTRKQALIKHFGSVKRLRQATIEQICEVPGMGRKTAEAVVVALAEAAPAAPAVNTATGEIMEDDGGGTA; translated from the coding sequence ATGGCAGACCCCTCCAGCTACCGCCCCAAGCCGGGTCAGATCCCCGACTCCCCGGGGGTCTACAAGTTCCGCGACGAGCACCGTCGGGTGATCTACGTGGGGAAGGCGAAGTCCCTCCGGCAGCGGCTGGCGAACTACTTCCAGCCGCTCACGAGCCTGCACCCGCGGACGGCCACCATGGTGACCACCGCGGCGTCCGTGGAGTGGACCGTCGTGTCGACCGAGGTCGAGGCGCTCCAGCTGGAGTACTCCTGGATCAAGGAGTACGACCCCCGGTTCAACGTCAAGTACCGGGACGACAAGAGCTACCCGTACCTCGCGGTGACGATGAACGAGGAGTTCCCGCGCGTCCAGGTCCTGCGCGGCCACAAGAAGAAGGGCGTGCGCTACTTCGGGCCGTACGCGCACGCGTGGGCGATCCGCGAGACCGTCGACCTGATGCTGCGGGTCTTCCCGGTGCGGACGTGCTCGGCGGGCGTCTTCCGGAACGCGGCGTCCGCCGGGCGGCCCTGTCTCCTCGGGTACATCGGCAAGTGCTCGGCACCCTGCGTCGGCCGGGTCACCCCGCAGGAGCACCGCGAACTGGCCGAGGAGTTCAGCGACTTCATGGCCGGCCGTACGGGTACGTACATCCGCCGGCTGGAGAAGCAGATGATGCTCGCGGCCGAGGACATGGAGTACGAGAAGGCCGCGCGGCTCCGCGACGACATAGAGGCGCTGCGCAAGGCCATGGAGAAGAGCGCGGTCGTGCTCGCCGACGCCACCGACGCCGACCTGATCGCGCTCGCGGAGGACGAGCTGGAGGCCGCCGTGCAGATCTTCCACGTGCGCGGCGGACGAGTCCGCGGCCAGCGCGGCTGGGTCACCGACAAGGTCGAGGCCGTCGACACGGCCGGGCTCGTCGAGCACGCGATCCAGCAGCTGTACGGCGAGGAGAGCGGGGACACGGTGCCCAAGGAGGTCCTGGTACCGGCGCTGCCCGAGGACACCGGGGCCGTCACCGCCTGGCTCGCCGGCCGCCGCGGGTCCAACGTCTCGCTGCGGATCCCGCAGCGCGGCGACAAGAAGGACCTGATGGAGACCGTCGCGCGCAACGCCCAGCAGGCGCTCGTCCTGCACAAGACGAAGCGGGCCAGCGATCTGACCACCCGCTCCCGTGCCCTGGAGGAGATCGCCGAGGCGCTGGACCTGGACTCGGCGCCGCTGCGGATCGAGTGCTTCGACATCTCGCACCTCCAGGGCGAGGACGTGGTGGCCTCGATGGTGGTCTTCGAGGACGGGCTGCCCCGCAAGAGCGAGTACCGCCGCTTCCAGATCAAGGGCTTCGAGGGCCAGGACGACGTCCGGTCCATGCACGAGGTGATCGGCCGGCGCTTCAAGCGCTATCTCGCCGAGAAGGAGAAGACGGGGGAGTGGGACCCCGAGGGCGTCGTCGAGGACCCGGAGGAGAGCGGCCGGCCCAAGCGGTTCGCGTACCCGCCGCAGCTCGTCGTGGTCGACGGCGGGCAGCCGCAGGTCGCCGCGGCCAGGCGCGCCCTGGACGAGCTCGGGATCTCCGACATCGCGGTGTGCGGGCTCGCCAAGCGGCTGGAGGAGGTGTGGCTGCCCGGCGACGACGACCCGGTGGTGCTGCCCCGATCCAGCGAGGGCCTGTACCTCCTCCAGCGGGTACGTGACACGGCTCACGACTTCGCCATCCGCTACCAGCGCTCCAAACGCGCGAAACGTATCCGGACCAGCCCTCTCGACGCGGTGCCCGGCCTCGGTGACACCCGGAAACAGGCGTTGATCAAGCATTTCGGCTCGGTGAAGCGGCTCCGGCAGGCGACAATCGAGCAGATCTGCGAGGTCCCCGGCATGGGCCGGAAGACCGCGGAGGCGGTCGTCGTCGCCCTCGCAGAGGCGGCCCCGGCCGCACCCGCCGTGAACACGGCGACAGGAGAGATCATGGAAGACGACGGGGGCGGCACGGCATGA
- a CDS encoding papain-like cysteine protease family protein has product MRRRKLNLAALAAAALFLVPTTSASAAPAGEDAAALGSKRLNITMQAQQKTNWCWAAGGNTIATWFGRNYSQNQFCNAAFNRQQGYDCPNNQATLGNVQTGLSWAGINPGSYVTGWLRYSTVQTEINADRPVETRIQWSGGGGHMHVIYGYDDTDSWVYWGDPWPSSNRYNWASHAWYVDNDSFSWTHSLYRIGA; this is encoded by the coding sequence ATGCGCAGAAGAAAGCTGAACCTCGCGGCACTCGCCGCAGCCGCCCTCTTCCTCGTCCCCACCACCTCGGCGTCCGCCGCACCCGCCGGTGAGGACGCCGCCGCCCTCGGTTCCAAGCGGCTCAACATCACCATGCAGGCCCAGCAGAAGACCAACTGGTGCTGGGCGGCGGGCGGCAACACCATCGCGACCTGGTTCGGCCGGAACTACAGCCAGAACCAGTTCTGCAACGCCGCCTTCAACCGCCAGCAGGGCTACGACTGCCCCAACAACCAGGCCACCCTCGGCAACGTCCAGACGGGCCTCAGCTGGGCCGGCATCAACCCCGGCTCCTACGTGACCGGGTGGCTGCGCTACTCCACCGTCCAGACCGAGATCAACGCGGACCGGCCCGTCGAGACCCGCATCCAGTGGTCCGGCGGCGGTGGCCACATGCACGTGATCTACGGCTACGACGACACCGACAGCTGGGTCTACTGGGGCGACCCCTGGCCCTCCAGCAACCGCTACAACTGGGCGTCCCACGCCTGGTACGTCGACAACGACTCCTTCTCCTGGACCCACTCGCTCTACCGGATAGGGGCGTGA
- a CDS encoding SDR family NAD(P)-dependent oxidoreductase gives MLPTLLAGTDTPASPARWRSMANQVAGRLADRVCVITGAASGIGRATAERFLREGARVIAADLDGDRLATLEGVVPVTGDVSRKEDARRMIATAVDRYGRLDVLVANAGVIPLLSVTEAEGSDFDRVMAVDGRGMFLTCKYAIEAMLGSGGGSIVCTSSISGVAGQARQAVYGPAKFVATGLTKHLAVEWADHGIRVNAVAPGTIETERVAAARVEPGGAEYLAEVARGHPMGRFGTPEEVASAIVFLASEEASFITGAILPVDGGYLAR, from the coding sequence ATGCTCCCCACCCTACTGGCGGGCACCGACACTCCGGCCTCGCCCGCTCGTTGGCGGAGCATGGCGAATCAGGTGGCGGGACGGCTGGCCGACCGGGTGTGCGTGATCACGGGCGCGGCGAGCGGAATCGGACGGGCGACGGCGGAACGGTTCCTCCGGGAGGGCGCGCGGGTGATCGCCGCCGACCTCGACGGGGACCGGCTGGCGACGCTGGAGGGGGTGGTCCCGGTGACCGGGGACGTGTCCCGGAAGGAGGACGCCCGGCGCATGATCGCCACGGCGGTGGACCGCTACGGACGGCTGGACGTCCTGGTGGCGAACGCGGGGGTGATCCCGCTGCTCTCCGTGACGGAGGCGGAGGGCTCGGACTTCGACCGGGTGATGGCCGTGGACGGCCGGGGAATGTTCCTGACCTGCAAGTACGCGATCGAGGCGATGCTCGGCTCGGGCGGCGGGTCCATCGTCTGCACGTCGTCGATCTCGGGCGTGGCCGGCCAGGCCCGGCAGGCGGTCTACGGCCCGGCGAAGTTCGTCGCCACCGGCCTGACCAAGCACCTGGCGGTGGAGTGGGCGGACCACGGGATCCGGGTCAACGCGGTGGCCCCGGGCACGATCGAGACGGAACGGGTGGCGGCGGCGCGGGTGGAACCGGGCGGGGCGGAGTACCTGGCGGAGGTGGCGCGCGGCCATCCGATGGGGCGCTTCGGGACGCCGGAGGAGGTGGCGTCGGCGATCGTCTTCCTGGCGTCGGAGGAGGCGTCCTTCATCACGGGCGCGATCCTCCCGGTGGACGGCGGCTACCTGGCCCGCTGA
- a CDS encoding MBL fold metallo-hydrolase, which translates to MTYSGVVKVGGAADVHELTDLMISKVAVGPMDNNAYLLRCRATGEQLLIDAANDADTLLTLIGDDGVKSVVTTHRHGDHWQALADVVAATGAVTYAGAYDTEGIPVATDVPVEDGDTIRVGRVELTARHLVGHTPGSIALVYDDPHGHPHVFTGDCLFPGGVGNTWKDPKAFASLIHDVETKLFAVLPDESWIYPGHGKDTTLGDERPSLPVWRERGW; encoded by the coding sequence ATGACGTACAGCGGAGTGGTGAAGGTCGGCGGGGCTGCGGACGTGCACGAGCTGACGGACCTGATGATCTCGAAGGTCGCGGTCGGCCCGATGGACAACAACGCGTATCTGCTGCGCTGCCGGGCCACCGGCGAGCAGCTGCTGATCGACGCGGCCAACGACGCGGACACCCTCCTCACGCTGATCGGTGACGACGGCGTCAAGTCCGTCGTCACCACCCACCGGCACGGGGACCACTGGCAGGCGCTCGCCGACGTCGTCGCCGCGACCGGCGCCGTGACGTACGCCGGCGCGTACGACACGGAGGGCATCCCGGTGGCGACCGACGTGCCCGTCGAGGACGGCGACACGATCAGGGTGGGCCGGGTCGAGCTGACCGCGCGCCACCTGGTCGGGCACACCCCGGGCTCGATCGCCCTCGTCTACGACGACCCGCACGGCCACCCGCACGTCTTCACCGGCGACTGCCTCTTCCCCGGCGGCGTGGGCAACACCTGGAAGGACCCGAAGGCCTTCGCGAGCCTGATCCACGACGTGGAGACCAAGCTCTTCGCGGTCCTCCCGGACGAGTCCTGGATCTACCCCGGCCACGGCAAGGACACCACGCTCGGTGACGAGCGGCCCTCGCTCCCGGTGTGGCGCGAGCGCGGCTGGTAG
- a CDS encoding Rieske (2Fe-2S) protein, whose amino-acid sequence MSGQSSRRTVLKGAALAGAAGLGVAACSTESKLGHAGVPTPTAPVALGAPDEIPVGGAKLYREQKVVVSCPAKGEYKAFSAQCTHAGCVLDKIEDNEGNCPCHGSRFDVTTGKALKGPATVPLPAVPVRVENGKLIAGPEAAPKA is encoded by the coding sequence ATGTCCGGCCAGTCCAGCCGCCGCACCGTACTGAAGGGCGCCGCTCTCGCCGGTGCCGCCGGTCTGGGAGTCGCCGCCTGCTCCACCGAATCCAAGCTCGGCCACGCCGGGGTCCCGACCCCGACCGCTCCGGTCGCCCTCGGTGCCCCGGACGAGATCCCCGTCGGCGGCGCCAAGCTCTACCGCGAGCAGAAGGTCGTGGTGAGCTGCCCCGCCAAGGGCGAGTACAAGGCGTTCAGCGCCCAGTGCACCCACGCCGGCTGCGTCCTCGACAAGATCGAGGACAACGAGGGCAACTGCCCCTGCCACGGCAGCCGCTTCGACGTGACGACCGGCAAGGCCCTCAAGGGCCCGGCCACCGTCCCGCTCCCCGCCGTCCCGGTCCGCGTCGAGAACGGCAAGCTGATCGCGGGCCCCGAGGCCGCGCCCAAGGCCTGA
- a CDS encoding MFS transporter — translation MGRLAAASLVGTAIEFFDFFVYGTAAALVLGPLFFPTFSPLAGTLAAFGTFAVGFLSRPLGSVLFGHVGDRHGRRPVLFASLLLTGCATVAVGCVPAYGTIGIAAPVLLLVLRFLQGLGLGGEWGGAVLLTAEHAPENRRALWSSFPQIGPSIGFLLANGVMLALTAGLSDAEFRSWGWRVPFWAAGVLAAAGLLLRSSLTETPQFEKLSAAGRTAGAPLAEVARDHWRLVLLTAGALAVGYATFYSVSTWALAYGTERLGASSTVMLTCVMAAVAITGAATPFLAILGDRWGRRPLCLAGCTASALWMFPMVALLHTARPFLMFLGFLGALLAFITMFAVVAAYLPELYEPRVRCTGAAVGYNLAGVLGGALTPIVATALSDGGSGPPWGVAAYLTVVALVSLGCFALLPETLPAKAARRVEPVTA, via the coding sequence ATGGGCAGGCTCGCCGCCGCCTCGCTCGTCGGCACCGCCATCGAGTTCTTCGACTTCTTCGTCTACGGGACCGCCGCCGCCCTCGTCCTGGGGCCGCTCTTCTTCCCGACCTTCTCCCCGCTCGCCGGCACCCTGGCCGCCTTCGGCACCTTCGCCGTCGGCTTCCTGTCCCGGCCGCTCGGCTCGGTCCTCTTCGGTCACGTCGGCGACCGGCACGGACGGCGACCGGTCCTCTTCGCCTCCCTCCTCCTGACCGGCTGCGCCACGGTCGCGGTCGGCTGCGTCCCCGCGTACGGGACCATCGGCATCGCCGCACCCGTCCTGCTGCTGGTGCTCCGCTTCCTCCAGGGCCTGGGCCTCGGCGGCGAGTGGGGCGGGGCCGTCCTGCTCACCGCCGAGCACGCCCCTGAGAACCGGCGCGCGCTCTGGTCGAGCTTCCCGCAGATCGGCCCGTCGATCGGCTTCCTCCTGGCGAACGGGGTGATGCTGGCGCTCACGGCCGGCCTGAGCGACGCCGAGTTCCGCTCCTGGGGCTGGCGCGTGCCGTTCTGGGCCGCGGGCGTGCTCGCGGCGGCCGGGCTGCTGCTGCGCTCCTCGCTCACCGAGACGCCGCAGTTCGAGAAGCTGTCCGCGGCCGGGCGGACCGCGGGCGCCCCGCTGGCCGAGGTCGCCCGTGACCACTGGCGGCTGGTGCTGCTGACCGCCGGGGCGCTCGCGGTCGGCTACGCCACGTTCTACTCGGTCTCCACCTGGGCTCTGGCCTACGGCACCGAGCGGCTCGGGGCGAGCAGCACGGTGATGCTGACCTGTGTGATGGCGGCGGTCGCGATCACGGGCGCGGCCACGCCGTTCCTCGCGATCCTCGGCGACCGCTGGGGCCGTCGGCCGCTCTGTCTGGCGGGGTGTACGGCGTCCGCGCTGTGGATGTTCCCGATGGTGGCCCTGCTGCACACGGCGCGCCCGTTCCTGATGTTCCTGGGCTTCCTGGGCGCGCTGCTCGCCTTCATCACGATGTTCGCGGTGGTGGCCGCGTATCTTCCGGAGCTGTACGAGCCCCGCGTCCGCTGCACCGGCGCCGCCGTCGGCTACAACCTCGCGGGTGTCCTGGGCGGCGCCCTCACCCCGATCGTCGCCACCGCGCTCTCCGACGGGGGATCCGGTCCGCCCTGGGGTGTGGCGGCCTATCTGACCGTGGTCGCCCTCGTCAGCCTGGGCTGTTTCGCGCTCCTCCCGGAGACGCTTCCGGCCAAGGCCGCGCGGCGGGTGGAGCCCGTCACGGCCTGA
- the uvrA gene encoding excinuclease ABC subunit UvrA: MTDRLIVRGAREHNLKNVSLDLPRDSLIVFTGLSGSGKSSLAFDTIFAEGQRRYVESLSSYARQFLGQMDKPDVDFIEGLSPAVSIDQKSTSRNPRSTVGTITEVYDYLRLLFARIGKPHCPECHRPISRQSPQAIVDKVLELPEGSRFQVLSPLVRERKGEFVDLFADLQTKGYSRARVDGVTVQLSEPPTLKKQEKHTIEVVVDRLTVKDSAKRRLTDSVETALGLSGGMVVLDFVDLAEDDPERERMYSEHLYCPYDDLSFEELEPRSFSFNSPFGACPDCTGIGTRMEVDPELIVPDEDKSLDEGAIHPWSHGHTKEYFGRLIGGLSQALGFRTDMPYAGLPQRAKKALMHGHKTQVEVRYRNRYGRERAYTTPAFEGAVSFVKRRHTEAESDSSRERFEGYMREVPCPTCEGTRLKPIVLAVTVMEKSIAEVSAMSISDCAEFLSRLTLNARDKKIAERVLKEVNERLRFLVDVGLDYLSLNRAAGTLSGGEAQRIRLATQIGSGLVGVLYVLDEPSIGLHQRDNHRLIETLVRLRDMGNTLIVVEHDEDTIKVADWIVDIGPGAGEHGGKVVHSGTLKELLGNEESMTGQYLSGRREIPTPDIRRPIDPGRRLTVHGARENNLQDIDVSFPLGVLTAVTGVSGSGKSTLVNDILYTHLARELNGAKSVPGRHTRVDGDDLVDKVVHVDQSPIGRTPRSNPATYTGVFDHVRKLFAETMEAKVRGYLPGRFSFNVKGGRCENCSGDGTIKIEMNFLPDVYVPCEVCHGDRYNRETLEVHYKGKSIAEVLNMPIEEALDFFEAVPTIARHLRTLNEVGLGYVRLGQSAPTLSGGEAQRVKLASELQKRSTGRTVYVLDEPTTGLHFEDISKLIKVLSGLVDKGNSVIVIEHNLDVIKTADWLIDMGPEGGSGGGLVVAEGTPEEVASVPASHTGKFLREILGADRISDAGVTVPAARGTRKTAAKKAPAKAPAKKAAATKTAAATKTAAATKKAAATGTAAKKTATKATATKAAAKKATTRARKA, encoded by the coding sequence GTGACCGACCGTCTCATCGTCCGTGGCGCTCGTGAGCACAACCTCAAGAACGTCTCGCTCGACCTCCCGCGCGACTCCCTGATCGTCTTCACCGGGCTCTCGGGGTCGGGCAAGTCCTCCCTCGCGTTCGACACGATCTTCGCCGAGGGGCAGCGCCGCTACGTCGAGTCGCTCTCCTCGTACGCCCGGCAGTTCCTCGGCCAGATGGACAAGCCGGACGTCGACTTCATCGAAGGTCTGTCGCCCGCGGTCTCCATCGACCAGAAGTCGACCTCGCGCAACCCGCGCTCGACGGTCGGCACCATCACGGAGGTCTACGACTACCTCCGTCTGCTCTTCGCCCGCATCGGCAAGCCGCACTGTCCCGAGTGCCACCGGCCGATCTCCCGCCAGTCGCCGCAGGCCATCGTCGACAAGGTCCTCGAGCTCCCCGAGGGCAGCCGCTTCCAGGTGCTCTCCCCGCTCGTGCGCGAGCGCAAGGGCGAGTTCGTCGACCTCTTCGCCGACCTCCAGACCAAGGGCTACAGCCGGGCCCGCGTCGACGGCGTGACCGTACAGCTGAGCGAACCGCCGACGCTGAAGAAGCAGGAAAAGCACACGATCGAGGTAGTCGTCGACCGCCTCACCGTGAAGGACAGCGCCAAGCGCCGCCTCACCGACTCCGTCGAGACCGCGCTGGGACTCTCCGGCGGCATGGTCGTGCTCGACTTCGTCGACCTCGCCGAGGACGACCCCGAGCGCGAGCGGATGTACTCGGAGCACCTCTACTGCCCGTACGACGACCTCTCCTTCGAGGAGCTGGAGCCGCGCTCCTTCTCCTTCAACTCGCCGTTCGGCGCCTGCCCCGACTGCACCGGCATCGGCACCCGCATGGAGGTCGACCCGGAGCTGATCGTCCCGGACGAGGACAAGTCCCTCGACGAGGGAGCGATCCACCCGTGGTCGCACGGACACACCAAGGAGTACTTCGGCCGGCTCATCGGCGGTCTGTCGCAGGCCCTCGGCTTCCGCACGGACATGCCGTACGCGGGACTGCCGCAGCGCGCCAAGAAGGCCCTGATGCACGGCCACAAGACCCAGGTCGAGGTGCGCTACCGCAACCGGTACGGCAGGGAGCGGGCGTACACGACGCCGGCCTTCGAAGGTGCCGTCTCCTTCGTCAAGCGGCGCCACACCGAGGCCGAGAGCGACTCCAGCCGCGAGCGCTTCGAGGGCTACATGCGCGAGGTGCCGTGCCCCACCTGTGAGGGCACCCGCCTCAAGCCGATCGTCCTCGCGGTCACGGTCATGGAGAAGTCCATCGCCGAGGTCTCCGCGATGTCGATCAGCGACTGCGCCGAGTTCCTCTCCCGCCTCACGCTGAACGCCCGGGACAAGAAGATCGCCGAGCGGGTCCTCAAGGAGGTCAACGAGCGGCTGCGCTTCCTCGTCGACGTCGGCCTGGACTACCTCTCGCTCAACCGCGCCGCGGGCACCCTCTCCGGCGGCGAGGCCCAGCGCATCCGGCTCGCCACCCAGATCGGCTCCGGCCTGGTCGGCGTGCTGTACGTGCTGGACGAGCCGTCCATCGGCCTCCACCAGCGCGACAACCACCGGCTCATCGAGACCCTCGTACGGCTCCGGGACATGGGCAACACGCTCATCGTCGTCGAGCACGACGAGGACACCATCAAGGTCGCCGACTGGATCGTCGACATCGGCCCCGGCGCCGGCGAGCACGGCGGCAAGGTCGTCCACTCCGGAACCTTGAAGGAGCTCCTCGGCAACGAGGAGTCGATGACCGGGCAGTACCTGTCCGGCCGCCGGGAGATCCCCACCCCGGACATCCGCCGCCCGATCGACCCCGGCCGTCGGCTCACCGTCCACGGGGCCCGTGAGAACAACCTGCAGGACATCGACGTCTCCTTCCCGCTGGGCGTCCTCACCGCCGTCACCGGTGTCTCCGGCTCCGGCAAGTCGACCCTGGTCAACGACATCCTCTACACCCACCTCGCGCGCGAGCTGAACGGCGCCAAGTCGGTGCCCGGCCGGCACACGCGCGTGGACGGCGACGACCTCGTCGACAAGGTCGTGCACGTCGACCAGTCCCCGATCGGCCGCACCCCGCGGTCGAACCCGGCGACGTACACCGGAGTCTTCGACCACGTCCGCAAGCTCTTCGCCGAGACGATGGAGGCCAAGGTCCGGGGCTACCTGCCCGGCCGTTTCTCCTTCAACGTCAAGGGCGGCCGCTGCGAGAACTGCTCCGGCGACGGCACGATCAAGATCGAGATGAACTTCCTCCCGGACGTCTACGTCCCGTGCGAGGTCTGCCACGGCGACCGGTACAACCGGGAGACCCTTGAGGTCCACTACAAGGGCAAGTCCATCGCCGAGGTCCTGAACATGCCGATCGAGGAGGCCCTGGACTTCTTCGAGGCCGTCCCGACCATCGCGCGCCACCTGCGCACGCTCAACGAGGTCGGCCTCGGGTACGTCCGGCTCGGCCAGTCCGCGCCGACGCTCTCGGGCGGCGAGGCGCAGCGCGTGAAGCTCGCCTCCGAGCTCCAGAAGCGCTCCACGGGCCGTACGGTCTACGTCCTGGACGAGCCGACCACCGGTCTGCACTTCGAGGACATCTCGAAGCTGATCAAGGTCCTGTCCGGCCTGGTCGACAAGGGCAACTCGGTGATCGTCATCGAGCACAACCTCGATGTCATCAAGACCGCCGACTGGCTCATCGACATGGGCCCCGAGGGCGGCAGCGGCGGCGGCCTGGTCGTCGCCGAGGGCACGCCCGAGGAGGTCGCCTCGGTCCCGGCGAGCCACACCGGCAAGTTCCTCCGCGAGATCCTCGGCGCGGACCGGATCAGCGACGCCGGGGTGACCGTCCCGGCGGCCCGGGGGACGCGGAAGACGGCGGCGAAGAAGGCTCCGGCCAAGGCGCCCGCCAAGAAGGCCGCGGCGACCAAGACGGCTGCCGCGACCAAGACGGCTGCCGCGACCAAGAAGGCCGCGGCGACCGGGACGGCCGCCAAGAAGACGGCCACGAAGGCGACCGCCACCAAGGCCGCCGCGAAGAAGGCGACGACGCGGGCCCGCAAGGCCTGA